A window of the Parabacteroides merdae ATCC 43184 genome harbors these coding sequences:
- a CDS encoding sensor histidine kinase, with amino-acid sequence MKSSFKYVIVLVILSLSGLFIYQLFWITGLYHSRQKQNQEEIRMAIKNADHIELFNRADFLSRVTHRQRETSAIADTKGGAALSTRFPDKDSVIPELSVQPLDTNIYHPRYRSQTLRNEAGKMLKSTAVEVGNDFRSLGELGLQMQQALHEVIDSVKPVDLAKFDSILSSHLQKRGLDIRHHTEMWNLEDSSIIASSVPADLDKTEYDLHKWEYTTYHKRAYLVYTEPTRWDTIRMMSGILFSSFLILLILILSFAYMFWFLIHQKTVEQLKDDFTHNVTHELKTPIAITYAAIEAMIHYNITGNKEKTNKYLHICHEEVLRLGNMVEQILSLGLERKKDFKLKYERVDLNGLLDKIVEQQSIKSSKPFHVGLESMPDRIILEADRTHLYNILSNILDNAIKYSGDSPHIQITAEERNGSVIIRITDNGIGIEEEHLAHIFDKFYRVSNSKRPPVRGYGIGLFYVKTMIHMHNGTIRVESQPGKGSCFIITLPQTHERQEIDIIG; translated from the coding sequence ATGAAATCTTCGTTCAAATATGTAATCGTTCTGGTCATCCTGTCGTTGTCCGGCCTCTTCATCTATCAGCTATTCTGGATAACCGGCCTCTACCACTCACGGCAAAAGCAGAACCAGGAAGAGATCCGGATGGCGATCAAAAATGCAGATCATATCGAACTGTTCAATCGGGCCGATTTCCTCAGCAGGGTCACGCACAGGCAAAGAGAGACATCCGCCATTGCCGATACGAAAGGCGGTGCGGCTCTCAGTACCCGGTTTCCTGACAAGGATTCGGTTATTCCCGAACTGAGCGTGCAGCCTTTAGATACGAATATCTATCATCCCCGATACCGGAGCCAGACACTCCGTAACGAAGCGGGTAAAATGCTAAAAAGCACGGCAGTGGAGGTCGGTAACGATTTCAGGTCGTTAGGAGAGTTAGGCTTACAGATGCAGCAAGCTCTACATGAAGTGATCGATTCGGTCAAACCGGTCGACCTTGCAAAGTTCGACAGCATCCTGTCCTCCCACCTGCAAAAGAGGGGGCTGGATATTCGCCATCATACCGAAATGTGGAATCTGGAAGACAGTTCGATCATCGCCTCATCCGTTCCGGCAGACCTGGACAAGACAGAATACGACCTACACAAATGGGAATACACGACCTATCATAAAAGGGCTTATCTGGTTTATACCGAACCAACCCGGTGGGATACGATCCGGATGATGTCGGGCATCCTATTCTCTTCATTCCTGATCCTGTTGATCCTGATCCTCTCTTTCGCTTATATGTTCTGGTTCCTGATCCACCAAAAGACAGTGGAACAACTGAAAGATGACTTTACGCACAATGTCACGCATGAATTGAAAACCCCGATAGCAATCACCTATGCAGCAATCGAAGCCATGATCCATTACAACATAACCGGAAACAAAGAAAAGACAAACAAATACTTGCATATCTGTCACGAGGAAGTGCTACGTCTCGGCAATATGGTCGAGCAAATTCTTTCACTCGGCCTGGAACGTAAAAAGGATTTCAAACTTAAATACGAAAGAGTAGACCTGAACGGGTTGCTCGATAAAATCGTCGAACAACAGAGCATCAAATCCTCCAAACCCTTTCATGTCGGGCTGGAATCCATGCCGGACAGGATTATACTGGAAGCCGACAGAACACATCTTTACAACATCTTGAGCAACATTCTGGACAATGCCATCAAATATTCCGGTGATAGTCCGCACATCCAGATAACGGCAGAAGAGCGCAACGGTTCGGTCATCATCCGCATTACCGACAACGGCATCGGAATAGAAGAAGAACACCTGGCACATATCTTCGATAAATTCTACCGGGTTTCCAACAGCAAGCGACCTCCCGTAAGAGGGTACGGCATCGGGCTGTTTTATGTCAAGACAATGATACACATGCACAACGGTACGATCCGGGTAGAAAGCCAGCCCGGAAAGGGAAGTTGCTTCATAATCACATTACCGCAAACACATGAAAGACAAGAAATCGATATTATTGGTTGA
- a CDS encoding outer membrane beta-barrel family protein, producing MKHFYHYLLTVFLAGQVPGWGQNATEKKHIFVNDSITVDLPEVFVKAERPLVKVSEGKLQYDIPNLVKDKPVDNAFDVIGELPGIQKDGDKVSIIGTPSTSILINGRKSSMTAEQLAGLLKSTSSSKVKQIDVMYSTPPRFGVKGASINVVIENDKSLKDVLKGEISLTGKQGYFFSPSGQANLSYIGKNYSADISYSAAYDHGRQEEEMIARPTVNDRPYDIRQDDWYNNVSLSHNIRGAFDFDLKSKDRLSLSYTGRFYDPDKVSRRGALTEFVDIRRVETELELSGASNLHNARMDYIGHKGFRAGMDYTFYKNDDKQHLVNDFEKEEEQTISTLSSQQVQRVDLYMNDSRKLKKEWMLDYGVDASFSDTRNESGQSINGGNAPEGTFRLKQKDYSMGAFASFTKQFGKKVSLNASLSLQYYKASVDSAGKKKTLWNRAGLFPQLNFTYKVAPSGMLMFSFSSDKTYPSYWMTTPTTYYMNVYSSIIGNPDLKPQLSYSMQLNYVLKSKYVFGLFTNIQPDKIQQMTYQRHDELRSVFQTVNMDIYNMYGAVAVIPFRPFDFMSSRLTLMGCAIHNKGTLYDVFFDRKKLFGRAELNNTFYLTEDRNLLLELRGYCISPVIQGLYDVDLIYNVSAGLTWTFAKKKMRLTVRGNDLFEGGNPVTRVDEQGQKSRMKLWQDSRNVTLTLRYSFGGYKEKKAKEVDTSRLGTGI from the coding sequence ATGAAGCATTTCTATCATTATTTGTTGACCGTTTTTCTGGCAGGGCAAGTACCTGGATGGGGGCAGAACGCAACGGAAAAGAAACACATCTTCGTGAACGACAGTATAACCGTAGATCTTCCGGAGGTGTTTGTAAAAGCGGAACGGCCGCTGGTGAAAGTGTCGGAAGGCAAGTTGCAGTACGACATTCCGAACCTGGTAAAAGATAAACCGGTCGATAACGCTTTTGATGTGATAGGCGAATTGCCCGGTATACAAAAAGATGGGGATAAGGTGTCGATTATCGGAACCCCTTCGACCTCGATCCTGATCAACGGACGCAAAAGTTCGATGACAGCGGAACAATTGGCTGGCTTATTGAAATCCACATCTTCATCCAAAGTAAAACAAATAGATGTGATGTATAGCACGCCTCCCCGGTTTGGCGTGAAAGGTGCATCCATCAATGTCGTAATAGAAAATGACAAATCTTTGAAAGACGTGCTGAAGGGGGAAATCTCTTTGACGGGTAAGCAAGGTTATTTCTTTTCTCCATCCGGTCAGGCGAACCTTTCGTATATCGGGAAGAATTACTCGGCTGATATCTCTTATTCGGCCGCTTATGATCATGGACGCCAGGAAGAGGAAATGATTGCCCGACCGACTGTAAACGATCGCCCGTACGATATTAGGCAGGATGACTGGTATAATAATGTAAGCCTTTCTCACAATATACGGGGAGCTTTCGATTTCGATTTGAAAAGTAAAGACCGCTTGTCACTTTCCTATACCGGCCGTTTTTACGACCCGGATAAAGTATCGAGAAGAGGCGCGTTGACCGAGTTTGTCGATATCCGGCGGGTAGAGACGGAGCTGGAATTGTCCGGCGCTTCGAATCTGCATAATGCCCGGATGGATTATATCGGTCATAAAGGGTTCAGAGCCGGGATGGATTATACTTTTTATAAGAATGACGACAAGCAACATTTGGTTAATGACTTTGAAAAAGAGGAAGAGCAGACAATCTCAACTCTGTCTTCCCAGCAGGTACAACGTGTTGATCTTTATATGAACGACAGTCGTAAATTGAAAAAAGAATGGATGTTGGATTACGGAGTAGATGCTTCTTTTTCCGATACCCGTAACGAGTCCGGTCAGTCGATCAATGGTGGGAATGCTCCTGAAGGAACTTTCCGCCTTAAACAAAAAGATTATTCAATGGGTGCTTTTGCCAGTTTTACGAAACAATTCGGGAAAAAGGTTTCATTGAATGCATCCCTTTCCTTGCAGTATTATAAAGCATCCGTCGATTCGGCAGGAAAGAAAAAGACATTATGGAACAGGGCCGGCCTTTTCCCTCAATTGAATTTTACTTACAAGGTGGCTCCGTCCGGTATGCTGATGTTTTCCTTTTCGAGTGATAAAACCTATCCGTCCTATTGGATGACTACTCCTACTACCTATTATATGAATGTCTACAGTTCTATAATCGGGAACCCGGACCTGAAGCCGCAGCTCTCTTATTCGATGCAACTGAATTATGTCCTGAAGAGCAAGTATGTATTCGGCTTATTTACAAATATACAGCCCGATAAAATACAACAGATGACGTACCAGCGCCACGATGAGTTGAGGTCCGTATTCCAGACAGTGAATATGGATATCTACAATATGTACGGAGCGGTCGCCGTCATCCCTTTCAGGCCTTTTGATTTTATGAGTTCCAGGCTGACGCTGATGGGCTGTGCCATTCATAACAAAGGGACGCTTTATGATGTCTTTTTCGACCGTAAAAAACTGTTTGGCCGGGCCGAATTGAACAATACCTTCTACCTGACCGAAGACCGGAACTTGTTGTTGGAGTTGCGGGGCTATTGTATATCTCCGGTCATACAGGGATTGTATGATGTCGATCTGATATACAACGTGTCGGCCGGTCTGACCTGGACATTCGCGAAAAAGAAGATGCGCCTGACGGTTCGGGGTAATGATTTGTTCGAGGGAGGCAATCCCGTTACCCGTGTGGATGAACAGGGGCAGAAAAGCCGCATGAAACTGTGGCAGGATAGCCGGAATGTGACACTGACATTACGGTATAGTTTCGGTGGCTACAAAGAGAAAAAGGCAAAAGAGGTAGACACTTCACGTTTGGGGACGGGGATTTGA
- the cas2 gene encoding CRISPR-associated endonuclease Cas2, with the protein MYVLVTYDVETMTSDGQRRLRQVARQCLNYGQRVQNSVFECSVSPAQFTELRLKLSDIIDHKKDSIRFYFLGNNYSKRVEYIGVVTSYNVEDELII; encoded by the coding sequence ATGTATGTTCTAGTTACATATGACGTAGAAACGATGACTTCCGACGGACAGCGCAGGTTACGTCAGGTAGCACGTCAATGCCTGAATTATGGCCAACGCGTCCAAAATTCCGTTTTTGAATGCTCTGTCTCGCCTGCTCAATTTACCGAGTTAAGATTAAAACTATCGGATATCATCGATCATAAAAAAGATAGTATTCGTTTCTATTTCTTGGGAAATAATTATTCTAAAAGAGTTGAATACATAGGTGTCGTCACATCCTATAATGTAGAAGATGAACTTATAATATAA
- a CDS encoding CRISPR-associated helicase/endonuclease Cas3, protein MMKEQDFIAHVRVEEDAFRIQTVKEHSVGTATLSESFASVFGAAAWGKQNGWWHDMGKYTKNSFQPYIRNASGMAVEQKVVDKPDHSSAGAILAREKLPGYYPPLAYCIAGHHSGLLDWTSSGEANLNRRLSKTDCYQEMLKDAPEEMQEVVASLDQPLIDDFEKDIHQWIRMLFSCLVDADYLDTERFMHPEQAARRGQYDSMETLKDRFDVYMESLTANAPASFINEKRAAILSRCRKMAESLPGFFSLTVPTGGGKTLASMAWALLHAVRYKKKRIIIVIPYTSIIVQTAAVLRDIFGAENVVEHHSNLQQDSNDERSPSLLATENWDAPIIVTTNVQFFESLYACRTSRCRKLHNICNSVVILDEAQMLPVEFLHPILDVLQSLQASFKASILFTTATLPVFSGRIGTGPGAFDGLKTPVTEITSVHDNLFEAFKRVELHWPEPGTTTNFDELADELSGYDCVLCIVNTRKDARELYRRMPEGTLHLSRMMCSAHIMEVIKLIKQKLKDNEPVRVISTQLVEAGVDIDFPVVYRAFAGLDSIIQAAGRCNREGKLNHVGKLGQVFVFNLENTLLRGLMGKGAAALREILSVSDGSDLFSPECMAQYFSLFYSNCNTFDKANIKGLLYKGFAEMHFMFATAAEKFRLIDDKDSVSILVGYGDGATLLEELKRIGPEFWLLRKLQQYSVSIRKWDFEQLCKQGTVGVYAGIFILEDGRCYDERAGLVLDGAWVEELLLM, encoded by the coding sequence ATGATGAAAGAACAAGATTTTATAGCGCATGTCAGAGTAGAAGAGGATGCTTTCCGGATACAGACGGTGAAGGAACATTCAGTCGGTACGGCCACATTAAGCGAATCGTTTGCATCTGTTTTCGGGGCGGCGGCTTGGGGAAAGCAGAATGGCTGGTGGCATGATATGGGGAAATATACAAAGAATAGTTTTCAACCTTATATCCGTAACGCATCCGGCATGGCAGTGGAACAGAAAGTAGTGGATAAACCCGACCATTCCTCGGCTGGAGCGATTCTGGCGAGAGAAAAATTGCCGGGTTATTATCCTCCATTGGCTTATTGTATAGCCGGACATCATTCGGGATTGCTGGACTGGACTTCTTCCGGGGAGGCCAATTTGAATAGACGTCTGTCTAAAACAGATTGCTACCAGGAGATGCTGAAAGATGCACCGGAAGAGATGCAAGAGGTGGTTGCTTCGTTAGACCAGCCTTTGATTGATGATTTTGAGAAGGATATACATCAATGGATTCGCATGTTGTTCTCTTGCCTGGTTGATGCCGACTACTTGGATACGGAGCGGTTTATGCATCCGGAACAAGCAGCCAGGCGTGGGCAATATGATTCTATGGAAACGTTGAAGGATCGGTTTGATGTCTATATGGAATCGCTTACGGCAAATGCACCAGCATCTTTCATCAATGAGAAACGGGCGGCTATCCTGTCCCGTTGCCGGAAGATGGCCGAGAGCCTTCCCGGCTTTTTTAGCCTGACAGTTCCGACAGGTGGGGGAAAGACATTGGCGTCGATGGCTTGGGCACTCCTCCACGCCGTTCGTTACAAAAAAAAACGGATTATCATCGTTATTCCTTATACGAGTATTATTGTACAGACGGCTGCCGTGCTCCGGGATATTTTCGGAGCGGAGAATGTGGTGGAGCATCATAGTAATTTGCAACAGGATAGTAACGACGAACGGTCCCCTTCTTTGCTGGCAACGGAAAATTGGGATGCTCCGATCATTGTGACGACAAATGTGCAGTTCTTTGAATCGCTGTATGCTTGCCGCACTTCGCGATGCCGGAAATTGCATAATATCTGTAACTCTGTTGTTATTCTGGATGAGGCGCAGATGTTACCGGTTGAGTTTTTGCACCCCATACTGGATGTCTTGCAGAGCTTGCAAGCCTCTTTTAAAGCCAGTATTTTGTTTACTACGGCCACATTACCCGTTTTTTCCGGTCGGATCGGAACAGGACCGGGGGCTTTTGACGGACTGAAAACTCCCGTGACAGAAATTACTTCTGTGCATGATAATTTGTTTGAGGCTTTTAAACGGGTGGAGCTGCATTGGCCGGAACCAGGCACAACCACTAACTTCGATGAACTTGCCGACGAGCTGTCCGGGTATGATTGTGTGCTATGTATTGTAAATACCCGTAAGGACGCGCGCGAGCTTTACCGGCGGATGCCTGAAGGAACTTTACATTTGTCGCGTATGATGTGCTCCGCGCATATCATGGAAGTTATAAAATTGATCAAGCAGAAATTGAAGGACAATGAACCAGTCCGTGTGATAAGTACGCAGTTGGTTGAAGCCGGGGTAGATATTGATTTCCCTGTAGTATACCGTGCTTTTGCCGGTCTGGATTCAATCATACAGGCGGCAGGAAGATGTAACCGGGAAGGCAAATTGAATCATGTGGGTAAATTAGGTCAGGTTTTTGTCTTTAATTTGGAGAATACTCTTTTGCGTGGTTTGATGGGAAAGGGAGCGGCTGCTTTGCGGGAGATACTGTCTGTTTCCGATGGGAGCGACTTGTTTTCTCCGGAGTGTATGGCTCAATATTTCAGCTTATTCTATAGCAATTGTAACACCTTTGATAAGGCTAATATAAAAGGTCTGTTATATAAAGGTTTTGCAGAAATGCACTTTATGTTTGCAACTGCTGCAGAGAAGTTCCGGTTGATAGACGATAAAGACTCGGTATCCATCTTGGTCGGCTATGGTGATGGTGCAACCTTACTGGAGGAACTGAAGCGGATTGGCCCGGAATTTTGGTTGTTACGTAAGCTACAGCAGTATAGCGTATCCATTAGAAAATGGGATTTCGAACAGTTATGTAAACAGGGAACAGTGGGAGTGTATGCTGGGATTTTTATATTGGAAGATGGAAGGTGTTATGATGAACGGGCCGGATTGGTTTTGGACGGTGCTTGGGTAGAGGAACTACTGTTGATGTGA
- a CDS encoding BT4734/BF3469 family protein: MKITQVKSNGKSLKNIELPDVMTAIRSGEQARVVNEHRGILSSSMPGDRNIHATDIPVLLFAARFRKKESRIEYQVYNGLVLMDVGNLADREEAVEVKRLASLAPQTMAAFVGSSGKSVKILVPFVLPDGSLPEKRELAELFHAVAYRRAVAFYQAHLQRHIEMGEEASLERGCRHSFDPGLYYNPSATPLIQEQPMQMPAEPTYREVVAKEEDPLLRMMPGYDRSRIVSRFYNACMLDALEKTGGLDEGKEVRPFLTRLAENCFRSGIPEEDVVRWTKISRNLELFEEEIRETVHMVYQLSKCFGKKPVMPAEQLLSIKTDEFMKRRYEFRRNMLAGEVEFRARGSYYIHFAPVTETVLNSIGLNAQAEGLALWDRDVKRYVYSDRVPVFYPLEDYLEYLPEWDGKDHIRALADTLPTANAQWRNLFYIWFLSMTAHWYRREHLHANSSLPLLVGPQGCGKSTWCRNLLPPSLRMYYTDSIDFSNKRDAELMLTRFALINIDEFDSVSSAYQSFLKNVLQKPVVNARQPYKRSIQALHRYASFIATCNNYDLLTDPTGSRRFICIEISGTIDNSTSINYEQLYAQAVAALKNGERYWFTSEEEFSTTRNNEVFQQLPVEEQLFLQYFRAARPGEESLELSAIEILQYLQSESGIKLGNKRLTYFGRLLQKNKIPSRRTMKGTCYSVVKVG; encoded by the coding sequence ATGAAAATAACACAAGTGAAGAGTAATGGTAAGTCTTTGAAAAATATAGAGTTGCCAGATGTGATGACTGCGATAAGATCCGGCGAACAAGCCAGGGTGGTGAATGAACATCGGGGGATATTATCCTCTTCAATGCCTGGCGATCGGAACATTCATGCGACGGATATTCCTGTTTTGCTTTTTGCCGCCCGGTTCAGGAAAAAGGAAAGCAGGATAGAGTATCAGGTGTATAACGGGCTGGTGCTGATGGATGTCGGCAATCTGGCGGATAGGGAAGAGGCCGTGGAGGTGAAGCGACTCGCTTCCTTAGCCCCGCAGACAATGGCTGCCTTTGTCGGTTCGAGCGGGAAGAGCGTGAAAATACTGGTTCCTTTTGTGTTGCCCGACGGTTCCCTTCCGGAAAAGAGGGAGTTGGCCGAGTTGTTTCATGCGGTGGCCTACAGGCGTGCAGTGGCCTTTTATCAGGCTCATCTGCAACGTCATATAGAGATGGGGGAGGAGGCATCGTTGGAAAGAGGATGCCGCCATTCTTTTGATCCTGGTTTATATTATAATCCGTCGGCCACACCGTTGATTCAGGAGCAACCGATGCAGATGCCTGCCGAACCGACCTATCGGGAGGTGGTGGCCAAAGAGGAAGATCCGCTTTTGCGCATGATGCCCGGATATGACCGCAGTCGTATCGTTTCCCGTTTTTATAATGCCTGTATGTTGGACGCCCTCGAAAAGACGGGTGGCTTGGATGAAGGAAAAGAGGTCAGGCCTTTCCTGACAAGGTTGGCTGAAAATTGTTTTCGCTCCGGTATTCCGGAAGAGGATGTGGTTCGCTGGACAAAGATTAGCCGGAATCTCGAACTGTTTGAAGAGGAGATCCGGGAGACGGTTCACATGGTGTACCAACTGTCGAAGTGTTTCGGGAAGAAGCCGGTGATGCCTGCCGAGCAACTGCTTTCGATAAAGACGGACGAGTTTATGAAACGGCGGTATGAGTTCCGGCGGAATATGCTGGCAGGCGAAGTGGAGTTCCGGGCAAGAGGTTCGTACTATATCCATTTTGCCCCGGTTACCGAAACGGTTCTAAATAGCATCGGTCTGAATGCGCAGGCCGAAGGGCTGGCTCTTTGGGATCGCGATGTGAAGCGGTATGTTTATTCCGACAGGGTTCCGGTCTTTTATCCGTTGGAAGATTATCTGGAATATTTGCCGGAGTGGGACGGTAAGGATCATATACGTGCACTGGCCGATACGCTGCCGACCGCTAATGCCCAGTGGCGCAATCTGTTTTATATCTGGTTCCTGAGTATGACCGCCCACTGGTACAGGCGCGAGCATTTGCATGCAAACAGTTCGTTGCCTTTGCTGGTCGGTCCGCAGGGATGTGGCAAGTCCACCTGGTGTCGGAATTTGTTGCCGCCTTCGCTTCGTATGTATTATACGGATAGCATTGATTTCAGTAACAAACGGGATGCCGAACTGATGCTGACTCGTTTTGCCTTGATCAATATCGATGAATTCGATTCGGTCAGTTCCGCTTACCAGAGCTTTTTAAAGAATGTCTTGCAAAAGCCGGTTGTCAACGCTCGCCAGCCTTATAAGCGAAGTATTCAGGCATTGCACCGGTATGCCTCTTTTATCGCGACCTGCAACAATTACGATCTGTTGACCGATCCGACCGGAAGCCGGCGTTTTATCTGTATCGAGATATCCGGTACGATAGATAATTCAACGTCAATAAACTATGAACAGTTGTATGCCCAGGCAGTGGCTGCTTTAAAGAATGGCGAACGTTATTGGTTTACTTCCGAAGAGGAGTTCTCGACAACTCGTAACAATGAAGTATTCCAGCAACTGCCTGTCGAAGAACAGTTGTTTCTTCAGTACTTTCGTGCCGCCCGGCCGGGAGAGGAGAGTCTGGAATTATCCGCCATTGAAATTCTCCAGTATCTGCAAAGTGAAAGTGGCATTAAGTTGGGCAATAAACGGTTGACCTACTTCGGCCGCCTGCTCCAGAAGAATAAGATCCCTTCACGCCGCACGATGAAAGGAACTTGCTATTCGGTGGTGAAGGTGGGATAA
- a CDS encoding HU family DNA-binding protein, with amino-acid sequence MAVRYKLTKINDNITDNKTVKYSVTTVSYDNVNLDALAEQIAGSSTFSYGEVKGLVENLTILIAEALEGGNTVTIDGLGTFSVTARPNREVEDPLKIRAESIKLKGIGFKPSPKLKERLRSIEFTRMK; translated from the coding sequence ATGGCGGTAAGATACAAGCTGACAAAAATCAATGACAATATTACTGATAATAAGACGGTAAAGTATTCGGTAACGACGGTAAGCTATGACAATGTGAATTTGGATGCTTTAGCCGAGCAAATAGCCGGATCCAGTACATTTTCCTACGGCGAAGTGAAAGGACTTGTGGAAAATCTGACTATTCTGATTGCGGAAGCTCTGGAAGGCGGCAATACCGTGACGATCGACGGTTTGGGAACATTTTCCGTAACTGCCCGACCCAACCGTGAAGTGGAAGATCCGTTGAAAATCCGTGCCGAATCTATTAAGCTGAAAGGAATTGGCTTCAAACCCAGCCCGAAACTGAAGGAGAGGCTGAGAAGTATTGAGTTTACGAGGATGAAATAG
- the cas1c gene encoding type I-C CRISPR-associated endonuclease Cas1c — protein sequence MRKLLNTLYVTTPEAYLTKDGENVVIRVKEKDIFRIPVLNIEGIVTFGYIGASPALMKMCAERNVGLCFLSANGQFQGRVSGPTKGNVLLRRTQYRIADDANKSLEISRLFIAGKIANSRTVIDRFKRDHISSDKQLSLFLSVSEKLKRSKNQALVAESSDTLRGIEGEAATTYFSVFNQMIISQCEDFPFNGRNRRPPKDKVNALLSFVYTLLNHEVQSALETVGLDPYVGFLHTDRPGRASLALDMMEELRAYLADRLVLSLINRKQISGKGFVEHGDNGIVMDEDIRKGVLLAWQKRKKETIIHPYLNESVPIGLIPYIQAMLLARFLRNDLDNYPVFLMK from the coding sequence ATGAGAAAATTATTGAACACATTGTATGTAACTACTCCTGAAGCCTATTTAACTAAAGATGGAGAAAACGTTGTAATTAGGGTTAAGGAAAAAGATATATTCAGAATTCCGGTTTTAAATATAGAAGGTATTGTCACATTCGGATATATAGGTGCTTCTCCGGCATTAATGAAGATGTGTGCTGAAAGAAATGTAGGATTATGTTTTTTAAGTGCTAATGGACAGTTTCAAGGTAGAGTCTCCGGTCCGACAAAAGGAAATGTCCTTTTACGAAGAACACAATACAGGATTGCCGACGATGCAAATAAATCACTGGAAATCAGTCGGCTTTTTATTGCAGGAAAGATAGCAAATTCCCGGACGGTTATCGATCGTTTCAAAAGAGATCACATTTCTTCCGACAAACAGCTATCCTTGTTTTTATCCGTATCTGAAAAGTTAAAGAGATCAAAGAATCAGGCTTTAGTTGCTGAGTCCTCCGATACATTAAGAGGTATAGAGGGAGAAGCCGCTACAACTTATTTCTCTGTATTTAACCAGATGATCATATCGCAATGTGAGGATTTTCCTTTTAACGGGAGGAACAGAAGACCGCCCAAAGACAAAGTAAATGCTCTATTGTCATTCGTTTACACATTGCTGAATCATGAGGTACAGTCTGCATTGGAAACAGTAGGACTTGATCCATACGTAGGCTTTTTACATACCGATCGACCAGGAAGAGCGAGTTTAGCGTTAGATATGATGGAAGAGTTACGAGCCTACCTGGCAGACAGGTTGGTTTTGTCCTTAATTAATCGTAAACAGATATCCGGTAAAGGTTTTGTCGAACACGGAGATAACGGGATTGTAATGGATGAAGATATCAGAAAGGGAGTCTTACTCGCTTGGCAGAAGAGAAAAAAAGAGACAATAATCCACCCCTACTTAAATGAATCCGTACCGATAGGACTGATCCCATATATTCAGGCGATGCTTTTAGCTCGTTTTTTGAGAAACGATTTAGATAATTATCCGGTCTTTTTAATGAAGTAA
- a CDS encoding response regulator transcription factor, with protein sequence MKDKKSILLVEDEASLSMIIKDALEEEDFQVITAGNGLQGIDRFYKYAPDLIIADVMMPEIDGFEMIRRIRKENKEVPVLFLSARSSTDDIVFGFELGANDYVRKPFSLRELVVRAKALLIKYKQEEGRTEFYEIGLYTFYPKVQTLLIAGESDKLSYKESEILKRLCENENQPIYSKDILLSLWGDDSFYNARSLHVFITKLRHKLDKDSRIKILNVRGIGYKLICEPL encoded by the coding sequence ATGAAAGACAAGAAATCGATATTATTGGTTGAAGACGAAGCGAGCCTGTCCATGATCATCAAAGATGCACTGGAAGAAGAAGACTTCCAAGTCATAACGGCAGGAAACGGCCTGCAGGGGATCGATCGTTTCTACAAGTATGCTCCCGACCTGATTATCGCGGATGTCATGATGCCGGAAATAGACGGGTTCGAAATGATCCGGCGGATACGGAAGGAGAATAAAGAAGTGCCTGTACTCTTCCTGAGTGCCCGTTCTTCAACAGATGACATCGTCTTCGGCTTCGAATTAGGAGCCAACGACTATGTTCGCAAACCGTTCAGTCTGCGTGAATTGGTCGTTCGCGCTAAAGCCCTCCTGATCAAATATAAACAGGAGGAGGGAAGAACCGAATTCTACGAGATCGGGCTTTACACTTTCTACCCGAAAGTCCAGACCTTGCTGATAGCCGGAGAAAGCGACAAACTCTCCTACAAAGAATCCGAAATATTGAAACGCCTATGCGAAAACGAGAACCAGCCGATCTACAGCAAGGACATTCTGCTGAGCCTATGGGGAGACGACAGCTTTTATAATGCACGCAGCCTGCATGTTTTCATCACCAAGCTGCGCCACAAATTGGACAAAGACTCTCGCATCAAGATCTTGAACGTAAGAGGAATCGGTTACAAGTTAATCTGTGAACCACTTTAA